Proteins found in one Maridesulfovibrio sp. genomic segment:
- the bamE gene encoding outer membrane protein assembly factor BamE, producing the protein MHKIRGTYLNIVLIGLLSLTCGCVAASKHKTNVQDTTADKITVGKVQREIKVGMSGADVISVLGSPNIVSTDSKRREVWVYDKISTEQVYSKSSGFASLILIGGNQASGASSTSQRTLTIIVKFDDQGLVRDFAYRQSSF; encoded by the coding sequence ATGCATAAAATCAGGGGAACTTATTTAAATATTGTCTTGATTGGGCTGCTTTCGCTTACCTGCGGCTGCGTTGCCGCATCAAAACACAAGACAAATGTTCAGGATACAACCGCTGACAAAATTACAGTAGGTAAAGTACAGCGGGAAATTAAAGTCGGCATGAGCGGCGCAGATGTCATTTCCGTGCTTGGTTCACCCAATATTGTCAGCACCGATTCCAAACGCCGCGAAGTATGGGTTTATGATAAAATTTCTACCGAACAGGTCTACTCAAAATCAAGCGGCTTTGCGAGCTTGATCCTCATTGGTGGCAATCAGGCATCCGGAGCATCATCCACCAGCCAGCGCACCCTAACCATTATCGTTAAATTCGATGATCAGGGTCTGGTGCGCGACTTTGCATACAGACAGTCTAGCTTCTAA
- a CDS encoding DNA cytosine methyltransferase has product MGGIVNGLALCAGGGGLEAGLSLVLPDQYRTVCIVERQAYAAASLVDRMEKAGLHEAPVWDDATTFNGKPWRGIVDIITGGYPCQPFSNAGECLAENDPRYIWPAIRRIVREVNPRWLFFENVAAHLTRGFARIRRELQEDGYRIETGIFSAEEVGAPHVRDRLFILAELADTPSKRLSQWRPERQCAGPTEGQTRKVERLERCCCPGPGEVDNPESLPAQRLPLRKEKNFAGTSHSSQMGNPRSDRFDPRRNDHGKHVRTESSADDEQRSKELAHTDLQRTQIPFAGRQPAEQELGRNYSPTIADLWPAGPGEHQHGWEEPRTTKSGVGGAAYGVGQRSEQLCLLGNGVVPVAAALAFVALWKRMRDND; this is encoded by the coding sequence ATGGGGGGAATAGTGAATGGCTTGGCTCTATGTGCCGGGGGCGGTGGTCTCGAGGCGGGCTTATCGCTCGTCTTGCCAGATCAGTACCGAACCGTTTGTATTGTCGAACGGCAAGCCTATGCCGCGGCCTCTCTCGTGGATCGGATGGAAAAGGCGGGATTACATGAAGCTCCTGTCTGGGACGATGCTACGACCTTCAACGGCAAACCATGGCGTGGAATCGTGGATATCATCACTGGCGGCTACCCGTGCCAGCCTTTTAGTAACGCCGGGGAGTGTCTTGCAGAGAACGACCCACGTTATATCTGGCCTGCAATCCGCAGGATTGTGCGGGAAGTTAATCCGCGCTGGCTGTTCTTCGAAAACGTTGCAGCTCACCTTACCCGTGGCTTTGCCCGAATCAGAAGGGAGCTTCAAGAAGATGGTTACCGGATTGAGACAGGAATCTTCTCAGCGGAAGAAGTCGGCGCGCCGCATGTCCGAGACAGATTGTTTATCCTCGCAGAGTTGGCCGACACCCCAAGCAAGAGACTTTCGCAGTGGAGACCCGAAAGGCAGTGCGCGGGACCAACGGAAGGACAAACAAGGAAGGTCGAAAGACTTGAACGATGTTGTTGTCCAGGGCCCGGAGAAGTGGACAACCCCGAAAGCCTCCCAGCACAGAGATTGCCCTTGCGAAAGGAAAAGAACTTCGCCGGGACTTCCCACTCAAGTCAAATGGGCAACCCCCGCAGCGACAGATTCGACCCGAGGCGGAACGATCACGGAAAACATGTCCGGACAGAGTCTTCCGCAGATGATGAACAGCGTTCAAAAGAATTGGCCCACACCGACCTCCAGCGAACACAAATACCGTTTGCAGGGAGACAGCCAGCAGAGCAAGAGCTTGGGCGGAATTATTCGCCAACAATCGCTGACCTCTGGCCCGCAGGCCCTGGAGAACACCAGCACGGATGGGAAGAACCAAGGACAACTAAATCCGGCGTGGGTGGAGCAGCTTATGGGGTGGGCCAGCGGTCAGAGCAGCTTTGCCTGCTCGGAAACGGAGTGGTTCCTGTGGCTGCAGCGCTGGCGTTCGTGGCTCTTTGGAAAAGGATGCGAGACAATGACTGA
- a CDS encoding pentapeptide repeat-containing protein, whose protein sequence is MAGLNYMAILNQGVEAWNKWRGENKGAKPDFFRADLQFMKLEDAIFCDANFFNANLRGANLKGADFEGAYLKEVNLEGANLKGASLQATNLDSVCLVGANLKGANVQGAYLKDANLKDANLQGASFQRAYLGGAYLKGAHLEGANLQGANLRGGTLLNTTFTSKVQLNELEVPLTEKQLSGCIFRDEEEYYEKQSHEKADTETKNEPVYTLRIYTDAYDWTPYDMSVFLMGIQLSVNRVQYLMTTEETDLEKIKLKLRTAFPGYAQTMRVASIHTGSLDFFGNFVEKTLPSKYAKVLIVAAGLVITSSCSLAAWDLHQQSVSQTELNKVLKEKAQLEVVKMKNEMALRGIIDLPEEMQTPQVPKEIIKEHLDIPDEFVPNSKTVEENKEILLTEAAEPMTSAVAQCKKRKAKEIVAETGYLHPDGTFKPGPFEE, encoded by the coding sequence ATGGCGGGTCTTAATTATATGGCAATATTGAATCAAGGAGTTGAGGCTTGGAATAAATGGCGTGGGGAAAATAAAGGTGCAAAACCGGATTTCTTTAGGGCGGACCTCCAATTTATGAAGCTCGAAGATGCGATTTTTTGTGATGCGAATTTTTTTAATGCGAACCTCAGAGGGGCTAATCTCAAAGGGGCTGATTTCGAAGGGGCGTATCTCAAAGAGGTGAACCTAGAAGGGGCTAATCTCAAAGGGGCGAGCCTCCAAGCTACGAACCTCGATTCGGTGTGTCTTGTGGGGGCTAACCTCAAAGGGGCGAATGTCCAAGGGGCGTATCTCAAAGATGCTAATCTCAAAGATGCTAATCTCCAAGGGGCGAGCTTTCAAAGGGCGTATCTCGGAGGGGCGTATCTCAAAGGGGCGCACCTCGAAGGGGCGAATCTCCAAGGGGCGAACCTTAGAGGTGGGACCCTTTTGAATACTACCTTTACTTCCAAAGTACAGCTCAATGAATTGGAAGTACCCTTAACAGAGAAACAACTTTCTGGGTGTATTTTCAGAGATGAAGAAGAATATTACGAAAAACAGTCCCACGAAAAAGCGGACACTGAAACCAAAAATGAACCAGTCTATACGCTTAGAATCTATACTGATGCTTATGATTGGACCCCCTATGACATGAGCGTATTTCTTATGGGCATTCAGCTTAGTGTCAACCGGGTGCAGTATCTGATGACCACTGAAGAAACTGACCTGGAGAAGATTAAACTTAAATTGAGAACTGCCTTTCCCGGGTATGCCCAGACTATGCGTGTGGCATCCATTCATACGGGGTCTTTGGATTTTTTTGGAAATTTCGTTGAAAAGACCCTCCCGTCTAAATATGCAAAAGTCTTAATTGTGGCGGCGGGACTGGTAATCACCAGTTCTTGTAGTTTGGCAGCATGGGACCTTCACCAGCAATCTGTTTCCCAAACGGAATTGAACAAGGTACTGAAAGAAAAAGCGCAGCTTGAAGTTGTGAAAATGAAAAATGAAATGGCTTTGCGTGGTATCATAGATTTGCCAGAGGAAATGCAAACACCTCAGGTGCCTAAGGAGATCATTAAAGAGCATCTAGACATTCCCGACGAGTTTGTTCCTAACAGTAAGACCGTTGAAGAGAATAAAGAAATTTTGCTTACTGAGGCGGCTGAGCCTATGACGAGTGCAGTTGCACAATGTAAAAAAAGGAAGGCAAAGGAAATTGTGGCCGAAACCGGTTACCTGCATCCCGACGGAACTTTTAAGCCCGGTCCCTTTGAGGAATAG
- a CDS encoding D-Ala-D-Ala carboxypeptidase family metallohydrolase, which yields MVNSQFFSLSTDPMLACPCCADCKLDPYLLEKLDAARSLAGVPFKINSGYRCAAHNESVGGKSNSSHLGGYAVDIAVEGSPQRAEILRGLVMAGFERIGIAKTFIHVDIDPEKLNQFGPVVWLYS from the coding sequence ATGGTTAACTCTCAGTTCTTTTCTTTATCCACTGACCCGATGCTCGCATGTCCTTGCTGCGCTGATTGCAAACTTGACCCTTACCTCCTCGAAAAACTGGACGCTGCCCGTTCTCTTGCTGGTGTGCCTTTTAAAATCAACAGCGGATATCGGTGTGCGGCTCATAATGAGTCTGTTGGCGGTAAGTCTAATTCTTCCCATCTGGGTGGATACGCTGTTGATATCGCAGTGGAAGGCAGTCCTCAGCGTGCGGAGATTCTTCGGGGACTCGTCATGGCTGGGTTTGAGCGTATAGGCATTGCTAAAACCTTTATCCATGTGGATATCGACCCCGAAAAACTTAATCAGTTCGGGCCTGTGGTCTGGTTGTACTCGTAG
- a CDS encoding phage regulatory CII family protein yields MTKSFETMSLPDALSLARIQSGKTIDEIQAEMSWKPGHAQRIFYDDSYWPSLPTIPKLCVVLGNTILLDWLQAQVEFGGLKLEFDALDCLGLLRELNLLVLEMGEVSQEAEKAVEDNEVDKAEARRICKELRDVLNKGIAILNGLEAIK; encoded by the coding sequence ATGACTAAATCATTTGAAACCATGAGCCTCCCCGATGCCCTGAGTCTGGCACGCATCCAATCCGGCAAAACTATAGATGAAATTCAAGCGGAAATGAGCTGGAAACCCGGTCACGCGCAGAGGATTTTTTATGACGACAGCTACTGGCCGAGTCTGCCGACCATTCCGAAGCTCTGCGTTGTGCTGGGTAACACCATCCTGTTGGACTGGCTGCAGGCACAGGTTGAGTTCGGCGGTTTGAAGCTGGAGTTTGACGCCCTCGATTGCCTCGGACTGCTCCGGGAGTTGAATTTGCTGGTGCTGGAAATGGGCGAGGTTTCCCAAGAAGCGGAAAAAGCAGTTGAAGACAACGAGGTTGATAAAGCCGAGGCGCGGCGCATCTGTAAAGAGCTGCGGGACGTGCTGAACAAGGGGATTGCGATCCTCAACGGGCTGGAGGCCATAAAATAA
- a CDS encoding DUF1799 domain-containing protein, with amino-acid sequence MLEENEEVFELLCLCARQVRVGFGGLVGFDMPAVFAVADRLGMEIGRHEIEKIRAVEIAMTSTERSTEHGL; translated from the coding sequence TTGCTGGAGGAAAATGAGGAGGTTTTCGAGCTTCTTTGCCTCTGCGCCCGGCAGGTTCGTGTTGGTTTCGGCGGTCTGGTTGGTTTTGATATGCCTGCTGTCTTCGCGGTTGCGGATAGGCTGGGCATGGAAATCGGGCGGCATGAAATCGAAAAAATTAGGGCTGTTGAAATTGCGATGACTAGCACCGAGCGGAGTACGGAACATGGACTTTGA
- a CDS encoding phosphoadenosine phosphosulfate reductase family protein — MNTVLDAKGNIPAPLTDHEKKWRDKLNSGTAQKRYEALKERQALPLDKKIELSMERIEEFGKAFDWHVASSYSGGFDSTVMIDIIKKVRPGIPNVYCNTGLEYPEINQQVARTENVTVMRPKMPFHRVVKEVGWPVASKKTALGLNVLRNPTGNNQNIYRLYDIGINRFGEKVEGYKVAQQWRFLLDAPFKISSKCCDIMKKEPMHRYEKKTGRVQFVGILADESKGREKTYVETGCNAFDAKTPRSWPLAFWTRQDILEYIRREDLPYASVYGHIVETPHGLDTTGVQGTGCVFCLFGMQLETGQNRIQQLARTHPRLWSYCMDKLGMREVLRYIRDNAKPGLANKFKCDPEAVSKVLTLPGM; from the coding sequence ATGAACACAGTCCTAGACGCAAAAGGCAACATCCCAGCACCCCTGACCGACCATGAAAAGAAATGGCGGGACAAGCTCAATTCCGGCACAGCGCAGAAACGATATGAAGCGTTGAAAGAGCGGCAAGCCCTGCCTCTTGATAAGAAGATCGAGCTTTCCATGGAACGTATTGAGGAATTTGGAAAGGCTTTTGATTGGCACGTTGCCAGTTCCTATTCCGGCGGCTTTGATTCAACGGTGATGATCGACATTATCAAAAAAGTTCGTCCCGGAATCCCGAACGTTTATTGTAACACCGGGCTGGAATATCCGGAAATCAACCAGCAGGTGGCGCGGACTGAAAACGTAACCGTCATGCGCCCGAAAATGCCGTTTCATCGGGTGGTCAAGGAAGTGGGGTGGCCGGTCGCTTCCAAGAAAACAGCACTTGGCTTGAACGTGCTGCGTAACCCGACCGGAAACAACCAGAATATTTACCGACTCTATGACATCGGTATCAACCGTTTCGGTGAGAAGGTTGAAGGCTACAAGGTGGCGCAGCAATGGCGGTTCCTGCTTGATGCGCCGTTTAAGATTTCATCCAAGTGCTGCGACATCATGAAAAAGGAACCCATGCACCGCTATGAGAAGAAAACCGGGCGGGTTCAGTTTGTCGGCATTCTCGCTGATGAATCCAAGGGCCGCGAGAAAACCTATGTGGAAACCGGATGTAATGCATTTGATGCCAAGACCCCGCGCAGCTGGCCTCTTGCATTCTGGACCCGGCAGGACATCCTTGAATACATCCGCCGCGAGGATCTGCCCTATGCCTCGGTGTATGGGCACATCGTAGAAACTCCGCACGGTCTGGATACAACCGGAGTTCAAGGTACGGGCTGCGTGTTCTGTTTGTTCGGCATGCAGCTGGAAACAGGCCAGAACCGCATTCAACAACTGGCCCGGACTCATCCGCGCTTGTGGAGTTACTGCATGGACAAGCTGGGCATGCGTGAAGTGCTCCGGTACATCCGCGATAACGCCAAGCCGGGATTGGCAAATAAATTTAAATGTGACCCGGAAGCTGTGAGCAAGGTGCTTACGCTGCCGGGGATGTGA
- a CDS encoding phage tail tape measure protein: MNDTNTRIIISAKDEASRVFNRVGMEAEGVTRRVNSLGSAMGGLAAFSGLSGIGMSVASAVDKFGQFETALVDMGKVSDRDLGAIRTDIESINPVLGSSTELMRGYYQTISAGVTDPVRSVEMLTVASKASQAAHVTQSETIKALTKVMAGYGDEIETASEASDLLFAIERQGQTSFSELVPVIGDLANISNEAAVSTNEMGASMALLTQTSGSTAEAATKYKAMLVNLLKPTKTMSEALTSLGYESGNALIADKGVVRSLKLLKKYADSAGVGVSSLFESSEAFMGVSALLAEDGRKLADNIKAIGGAAGSTDKAFEKWSQTSEATRKKFDSVWDNSMKTFGEAFAPEFNKGLDHLSDWITDHGDEVKDLAKDVGQGVNTIGASVAGLYDFYNTLPDGITGPAGAGIIGRYLLGSWGLGSLLSIGPMVWDIGQGLAAVSMGHMSWGEFSDMNGEQLRKRLDSLKENADRIRKLETARTKDAQILTEGLRFSVGGAGVFGDDLSKQVQNSFSTSMDGVRNLDTVLKASEASIRRHREAFGGKDPALADLSSSLTDQEKKARTRAQKELNRAITKLTSEPYEFEKKQIAAQKAVWKKAGVDHVELVEWETFALREIDEKYNAERLRRQAEFNSAYSKEFLDSYLLDRRAIREQARIYREDGNNKVKVAQWEKSQLAKLEREHTKQVKEENKKRLEEEKKAARERLLAHGDFFDGIALGYEDMLENQQTWAERGVDIFNGFATSAKSSLSDLGFDVAMGKMKSFSDYWDSFWQGMTRSVMNHVADLMVNKGIDALVNMGGGLFDMAGTFFSNIWHSGNVRLAADEAAAILQEGEMVIPAKQAETIRQTMGSDGISKGQFFDNVVDYVSVGKRSNFDHFNNAQRDEYGWDALRAAGISALSGFSTAFQNYSNIGRQADFLREQGMDISQSAVDNAQYNYALSGFVGSFAPNFAGNLVGSWGNRALGMDDGAFSLGPFEISSANIGNVLGSVASVLLGGPAGAIVSGVLSPAFSMAVSGIADAFDVREYETVRDKLEDSLGAIGGRVAFQGFRNALSVSAIDPDKFSWGFSPQALTTAQIAELIEKKMEAVYGIASQPSPVSKALASAHQFGNEYTSAMMSGSAEDRTAIAGAIKDDLGFFGYTAREFAAKQLGGFAYGDDYYTSDGRRVDRESWENPNSAWGKAYAQAQAIHNYSFGDGLGAAGYGDWDGYGSYSQYSGVDGWSGGGGGSDFGGSGGFSSDLGGYGGYDGVSGSFGGGFGGGFGGGFGGGSDSDSDSGGSDSDSDSGGTDGSRRHGGPTYRGDSYLWQEPGLPGEIFMPQTNGFVLNHEVSEQFIAAVRDLVAAREQGVAVSGSGGGTTVVNIHLDGQQLAQVMVPHLREASENGEQFVHADTLIEAGA; the protein is encoded by the coding sequence TTGAACGACACCAACACCCGGATAATTATTTCCGCAAAGGACGAAGCTTCTAGAGTTTTCAACAGAGTCGGAATGGAAGCCGAGGGCGTTACCCGGAGGGTAAATTCCCTCGGCTCCGCCATGGGCGGGCTGGCTGCTTTCAGTGGTTTATCCGGTATAGGTATGTCGGTAGCCAGTGCGGTGGACAAGTTCGGTCAGTTTGAAACCGCTCTCGTTGACATGGGCAAGGTCTCCGACCGCGACCTCGGCGCGATCCGCACAGATATAGAATCAATCAACCCCGTGCTAGGCAGCTCCACCGAGCTGATGCGCGGGTACTACCAGACCATTTCCGCAGGCGTTACCGATCCGGTCAGGTCTGTGGAAATGCTGACCGTGGCCTCCAAAGCATCGCAGGCCGCGCACGTCACCCAGTCCGAGACCATCAAGGCCCTGACCAAAGTTATGGCCGGTTATGGCGATGAAATTGAAACCGCCAGTGAAGCCTCGGACCTCCTTTTTGCCATCGAGCGGCAGGGCCAGACCAGCTTTAGTGAGCTGGTGCCTGTAATCGGTGACCTCGCAAATATTTCTAATGAAGCCGCCGTCTCCACAAATGAGATGGGCGCGTCCATGGCGCTGCTGACGCAGACCTCCGGTTCCACTGCCGAAGCTGCCACCAAGTACAAGGCCATGCTGGTCAACCTGCTCAAACCCACCAAAACCATGAGCGAGGCCCTGACCTCACTGGGTTACGAATCCGGTAATGCCCTGATTGCGGACAAGGGTGTTGTCCGCTCGTTGAAGCTCTTGAAGAAATACGCGGACAGCGCAGGCGTGGGAGTCTCCAGCCTGTTTGAATCCTCAGAGGCATTCATGGGTGTTTCCGCGCTGCTGGCTGAAGACGGGCGCAAGCTGGCGGATAATATCAAAGCCATCGGCGGGGCTGCAGGCTCTACGGATAAAGCCTTTGAAAAATGGTCCCAGACCTCAGAAGCTACCCGCAAGAAGTTCGATTCTGTGTGGGATAATTCCATGAAGACTTTCGGGGAAGCATTTGCCCCGGAATTCAACAAGGGTTTGGATCATCTTTCAGATTGGATTACCGATCACGGCGATGAAGTTAAAGATTTAGCCAAGGATGTCGGGCAGGGCGTTAATACGATAGGGGCCTCTGTTGCCGGCTTGTATGATTTTTATAACACTTTGCCTGATGGAATCACCGGACCTGCCGGGGCTGGAATCATAGGCCGCTATTTATTGGGGAGTTGGGGACTTGGTTCGCTGCTCTCTATCGGTCCTATGGTTTGGGATATCGGTCAGGGGCTGGCTGCTGTTTCAATGGGACACATGTCTTGGGGCGAGTTCTCGGACATGAATGGAGAACAGCTTCGCAAGCGACTTGATTCTCTCAAAGAGAATGCTGATCGAATCCGTAAGCTGGAAACAGCTAGAACAAAAGATGCCCAGATCCTGACTGAAGGACTTCGTTTCTCTGTCGGTGGTGCTGGCGTTTTTGGTGATGACCTTTCTAAACAGGTTCAGAATTCTTTTTCTACCTCAATGGATGGGGTTCGAAATCTCGATACGGTTTTAAAAGCTTCTGAGGCTTCAATTCGAAGGCATAGGGAGGCTTTTGGCGGCAAAGACCCGGCTCTCGCTGATTTATCTTCTTCCCTCACTGATCAAGAAAAGAAAGCCCGCACCCGCGCCCAGAAAGAGCTTAACCGCGCGATCACCAAGCTGACCAGCGAGCCTTACGAGTTTGAGAAAAAGCAGATTGCAGCGCAGAAAGCGGTTTGGAAAAAAGCCGGGGTTGATCATGTAGAGTTGGTGGAGTGGGAAACCTTTGCCCTGCGCGAGATTGACGAAAAGTACAACGCTGAGAGGCTGCGCAGGCAGGCAGAGTTCAATTCTGCTTATTCTAAGGAGTTCCTTGATTCATACCTACTCGATCGCCGCGCCATCCGCGAACAGGCCCGCATCTACCGAGAAGACGGCAACAACAAGGTCAAGGTTGCCCAGTGGGAAAAATCCCAGCTTGCGAAATTAGAGCGTGAGCATACTAAACAGGTTAAAGAGGAAAATAAAAAACGGCTGGAGGAAGAAAAGAAAGCCGCGCGTGAAAGATTGCTGGCTCATGGTGATTTTTTCGATGGTATAGCCCTCGGCTATGAGGATATGCTGGAAAACCAGCAGACATGGGCCGAGCGGGGCGTGGATATTTTTAATGGTTTCGCCACCAGCGCGAAATCGTCTCTTTCCGATCTGGGTTTTGACGTTGCCATGGGGAAAATGAAAAGCTTTTCCGATTACTGGGATAGTTTCTGGCAGGGCATGACTCGCTCGGTGATGAATCATGTTGCCGATTTGATGGTTAACAAGGGCATTGATGCCCTTGTTAATATGGGCGGCGGCCTATTCGACATGGCCGGAACGTTTTTTTCTAATATCTGGCATTCCGGGAACGTGCGCCTTGCAGCTGATGAGGCAGCAGCTATCTTGCAGGAAGGAGAAATGGTTATCCCGGCCAAGCAGGCTGAGACCATCCGTCAGACTATGGGGTCCGATGGAATAAGTAAAGGGCAGTTCTTTGATAACGTTGTTGATTACGTTTCGGTGGGTAAACGCTCAAATTTTGACCATTTCAATAACGCCCAACGGGATGAATACGGCTGGGATGCTCTGCGTGCTGCGGGCATATCAGCTTTGTCCGGATTTTCAACTGCGTTCCAGAATTACAGTAACATCGGCAGACAGGCCGATTTTCTGCGCGAGCAGGGCATGGATATTTCGCAGTCTGCTGTGGATAACGCTCAGTACAATTACGCTCTTTCCGGCTTTGTAGGTTCTTTTGCTCCGAATTTTGCCGGGAATCTCGTTGGTTCGTGGGGTAACCGGGCTTTGGGTATGGATGACGGAGCTTTCAGTCTCGGCCCTTTTGAGATTTCTTCTGCAAATATTGGTAATGTACTTGGGTCTGTAGCTTCGGTCCTGCTGGGCGGCCCGGCGGGAGCTATTGTCTCCGGTGTGCTCTCGCCTGCCTTTTCTATGGCGGTCTCGGGTATCGCAGACGCATTTGATGTACGCGAGTACGAAACAGTGCGGGACAAGCTGGAGGATAGTCTTGGTGCTATTGGTGGGCGAGTAGCATTTCAGGGATTCAGGAATGCTCTTTCAGTTAGTGCTATTGACCCGGATAAGTTTAGCTGGGGATTTAGTCCGCAAGCCCTCACCACTGCTCAGATTGCGGAATTAATTGAGAAGAAAATGGAGGCCGTTTACGGCATTGCTTCGCAACCTAGTCCGGTTTCTAAGGCGTTAGCCTCAGCCCATCAGTTCGGTAACGAATACACCTCAGCTATGATGAGCGGTTCTGCCGAAGATAGGACGGCCATTGCCGGAGCCATTAAAGATGATCTCGGCTTTTTCGGCTACACTGCCCGCGAATTTGCCGCTAAACAACTCGGCGGTTTTGCCTATGGTGATGACTATTATACATCTGATGGTCGCAGGGTTGACCGGGAATCTTGGGAAAACCCCAATTCCGCTTGGGGTAAGGCTTACGCTCAGGCACAGGCTATTCATAATTATTCGTTTGGGGATGGGCTTGGCGCAGCTGGCTATGGGGACTGGGACGGCTACGGCTCCTACAGTCAGTATTCGGGAGTAGACGGCTGGTCCGGTGGTGGCGGTGGCTCCGATTTTGGCGGTAGTGGCGGTTTTTCCTCCGATCTCGGAGGCTACGGCGGCTATGATGGCGTTTCCGGTAGTTTCGGTGGCGGATTTGGAGGTGGATTTGGAGGTGGATTTGGAGGCGGTTCCGATTCTGACAGCGATTCCGGTGGTTCCGATTCTGACAGCGACTCCGGTGGTACCGATGGCTCCCGCCGTCACGGCGGCCCTACCTATCGGGGTGATTCCTATCTCTGGCAGGAACCAGGTCTCCCCGGTGAAATCTTCATGCCGCAGACTAACGGCTTTGTGCTCAACCATGAGGTTTCCGAACAGTTTATCGCAGCAGTGCGCGATCTGGTTGCAGCGCGTGAGCAGGGTGTTGCTGTTTCCGGCAGCGGTGGCGGGACAACTGTGGTTAACATCCATCTGGACGGGCAGCAGTTGGCACAGGTTATGGTTCCTCACCTTCGCGAGGCATCGGAAAACGGTGAACAGTTTGTCCATGCGGACACGCTGATCGAGGCGGGGGCATAA
- a CDS encoding phage tail tube protein — MASFEAARGYKSTVKVIFESAYRTRPDNPEAVLVPVLDCDLDGGRSLVADKSILGQFAPSKPSQGNMTAGGSIRMTAGLHMSGIIMKMLCGLPVTTEITAAPTLSGSPVKVGPGLVKLPCAGHGFRHYTQVTVRGTTNYDGVYIVQPESGADDIVIEAIHVDEAFAGTETVKRGAYRKLKAAAAVDKGDGLVGLPCEAHGYNYGENITVTGTTGYDGNYVVHASSTADEIVIESVFADENFGGAEEVASRFFRHLFKTSDRLPSFTVEEEIPVDAAENNAPFWLSEGCKISSFSYSSSGSTEGALDFSLNATAAICRNALETAAGSVKKFAHVNFTHSDGELQLGGEKMASAISSGINVGFSLDTTNGYTKGSKGTLTCLNEDDITIGASLSCHYTDTKLGEKAADGVVMDFVDSFISKGSQISFILPESQIEPKGTKPKIKGPSGITIEAQVQGFQENNAYEAPFVAELINGIASYA; from the coding sequence ATGGCTAGTTTCGAAGCCGCAAGAGGCTACAAATCAACGGTTAAGGTTATTTTTGAAAGCGCGTACCGCACCCGGCCTGATAATCCTGAGGCGGTGCTGGTTCCGGTTCTGGATTGCGATCTGGATGGCGGACGCAGTCTGGTTGCTGATAAATCCATCCTTGGGCAGTTCGCGCCCAGCAAGCCCTCACAGGGAAACATGACTGCCGGGGGCAGCATCCGCATGACTGCGGGGCTGCATATGTCCGGCATTATCATGAAAATGCTCTGCGGCCTGCCCGTTACCACCGAGATTACTGCCGCACCGACCCTTTCCGGTTCTCCGGTCAAGGTTGGTCCCGGTCTGGTCAAGCTCCCCTGTGCCGGACACGGATTCCGCCATTATACGCAGGTCACGGTCCGGGGCACCACAAACTACGACGGTGTTTACATCGTCCAGCCCGAATCCGGTGCCGATGATATCGTGATTGAAGCGATTCACGTTGACGAAGCCTTTGCCGGAACCGAAACCGTAAAGCGCGGTGCCTATCGCAAACTCAAGGCCGCGGCGGCAGTGGATAAGGGTGACGGTCTGGTCGGCCTGCCTTGTGAGGCCCACGGTTATAATTACGGCGAAAATATTACCGTTACAGGCACTACCGGATACGATGGCAATTATGTTGTTCATGCCTCCAGTACTGCCGATGAAATTGTTATCGAATCTGTTTTCGCTGATGAAAATTTTGGTGGTGCCGAAGAAGTCGCGTCCAGATTCTTCCGACACCTTTTCAAAACTTCTGATCGTTTGCCTAGTTTTACGGTCGAGGAAGAAATTCCGGTTGATGCTGCTGAAAATAATGCCCCGTTCTGGTTGAGCGAGGGCTGCAAGATTTCCTCCTTTTCTTATTCTTCGTCCGGTTCTACTGAGGGCGCGCTTGATTTCTCCCTGAATGCCACCGCTGCGATCTGCCGTAACGCGCTGGAAACCGCAGCTGGGTCAGTGAAAAAATTTGCCCATGTCAACTTTACCCATTCCGATGGTGAGCTGCAGCTCGGCGGTGAAAAAATGGCCTCGGCGATTTCCTCCGGGATTAACGTGGGGTTCAGCCTTGATACTACCAACGGTTACACCAAGGGCAGCAAGGGTACTCTGACCTGCCTTAATGAGGACGATATCACCATCGGCGCTTCCCTGAGCTGCCATTACACAGACACCAAACTGGGCGAAAAAGCCGCAGACGGTGTGGTTATGGATTTTGTGGATTCCTTTATTTCAAAGGGTTCGCAGATTTCCTTCATCCTGCCGGAAAGCCAGATTGAACCTAAGGGAACCAAGCCAAAAATTAAGGGTCCCTCCGGGATTACCATTGAAGCACAGGTGCAGGGTTTTCAGGAAAACAACGCCTATGAAGCACCTTTTGTCGCGGAGCTGATTAACGGCATCGCTTCTTACGCTTAA